In Bicyclus anynana chromosome 22, ilBicAnyn1.1, whole genome shotgun sequence, the following proteins share a genomic window:
- the LOC112057708 gene encoding NGFI-A-binding protein homolog, translated as MCASEKGDMESPGEETGRVPPHTPATQPNGSNKIIGRNVNGTMVVTSAPANEAELQLYRVMQRASLLAYYDTLLEMGGDDVQQLCDAGEEEFLEIMALVGMASKPLHVRRLQKALQEWVNNPALFQIPIVPNLCPSENPFLPCNQRLLNIPPNIPHLPRTVASPDNDRPMYSPSPGAPENSCSSNTSAPNASPVHSQSTFTKIVLPVSPAPTAPVTTTTRSFSPQSACPPASSGSSPSSVTSPVHLTPVLLDVHVQKLAAAAEKLSKHLPQLEPKPQNTKKKMCKDLELVMMMPETDPRRMEEIRKYAAIYGRFDCKRKPEKPLTLHEVMVNEAAAQMCRCVPALLTRRDELFPLARQLVRRAGLHYSKHGLPPTTASDDRERDDDETPSKRPRQDGDDGNGVRASPEAARSSNHGWWGMKTESDDADSRCSYSSTSTPPPETDESRPQVVAARGDSIIAVANPALQPPHPARNHSN; from the exons TGGTCGTGACGTCAGCGCCTGCTAACGAAGCCGAGCTGCAGTTATACAGGGTGATGCAACGTGCCAGTCTACTCGCCTACTACGACACGTTATTAGAAATGG gaggCGACGACGTCCAACAGCTTTGCGACGCGGGAGAGGAGGAATTCCTAGAAATAATGGCTCTAGTGGGCATGGCATCGAAACCACTCCACGTGAGGCGGCTCCAAAAAGCCCTGCAAGAATGGGTGAACAATCCAGCGTTATTCCAAATTCCCATCGTCCCAAATTTGTGCCCCTCAGAAAACCCTTTCTTACCATGCAACCAAAGACTATTGAACATCCCACCCAACATTCCTCATCTACCTCGAACAGTAGCATCACCTGATAACGACAGACCAATGTACAGCCCTTCACCTGGTGCTCCAGAAAACTCTTGCAGTTCAAATACATCTGCTCCTAACGCAAGTCCTGTACATAGTCAAAGCACGTTTACTAAAATAGTCCTTCCCGTATCACCTGCGCCCACTGCCCCAGTAACCACCACTACCAGGTCCTTTTCCCCCCAAAGCGCATGTCCACCAGCATCCTCTGGTTCTAGTCCGAGCTCAGTGACCTCTCCTGTACATTTAACACCAGTTTTATTAGACGTTCACGTACAAAAGTTAGCAGCTGCAGCGGAAAAGTTAAGCAAACATTTACCGCAGTTAGAACCGAAACCACAGAATACTAAAAAGAAGATGTGTAAAGACTTGgagttagtgatgatgatgccGGAAACCGATCCGAGAAGGATGGAGGAGATAAGGAAGTACGCAGCGATATATGGAAGGTTTGACTGCAAACGGAAGCCGGAGAAGCCTTTGACGTTGCATGAG GTGATGGTAAACGAGGCAGCCGCTCAGATGTGTCGATGTGTACCCGCGCTGCTGACGCGGAGAGACGAGCTGTTCCCACTGGCCAGACAGCTCGTGAGGCGCGCTGGTCTGCACTACTCCAAGCATGG CCTCCCACCAACTACTGCGAGTGACGACCGCGAACGGGATGATGACGAGACACCTAGCAAACGGCCGCGGCAG gACGGAGACGACGGTAATGGAGTCAGGGCTAGTCCAGAGGCTGCAAGGAGTTCTAATCATGG CTGGTGGGGCATGAAGACAGAGAGCGATGACGCCGACTCCAGGTGTTCATACTCCAGCACCAGCACTCCGCCGCCC GAAACTGATGAATCTCGTCCACAAGTGGTAGCAGCGCGAGGTGACAGCATCATAGCGGTCGCTAATCCTGCGCTACAGCCTCCTCACCCCGCCAGGAATCATTCCAACTGA